In Cyanobium sp. ATX 6F1, the following proteins share a genomic window:
- a CDS encoding glycoside hydrolase 100 family protein produces MARSFSQEQLRVRPSSKEEAVVQRAREHFERTLIRVRGELAGSVAALEHPRNHQELNYGEIFLRDNVPVMIYLLTQGRFEIVRNFLDLCLDLQSSAYQTRGVFPTSFIEQNGELIADYGQRSIGRITSVDASLWWPVLCWLYVRRSKDWEFGASQKVQRGVQLLLDLVLHPSFEGTPVLFVPDCAFMIDRPMDVWGAPLEVEVLLFGCLRSCCRLMELCQQGSKSRLLEQRLTLTRQWQQDLRIYLLKHYWVTSKTMQVLRRRPTEQYGDHQHENEFNVQPQVIPDWLQDWLENRGGYLIGNMRTGRPDFRFYSLGNSLGCLFGVLAPPQQRALFRLVLHNRHHLMAQMPMRICHPPMENGEWANKTGADPKNWPWSYHNGGHWPSLLWYMGSAILLHERQHPQADVLLMGQMKAMLEECYWSHLNQLPRQQWAEYFDGPTGTWVGAQSRTYQTWTIVGFLLLHHLLRIRPEDVTLINLEEL; encoded by the coding sequence GTGGCCAGGAGTTTCAGCCAAGAACAGCTGCGCGTTCGGCCCAGCTCGAAGGAAGAGGCGGTGGTGCAACGGGCCCGGGAGCACTTCGAGCGCACGCTGATTCGGGTACGCGGCGAGCTGGCCGGATCAGTGGCGGCCCTGGAGCATCCCCGCAACCACCAGGAACTCAACTACGGCGAGATCTTTCTGCGGGACAACGTGCCCGTGATGATCTACCTGTTGACGCAGGGGCGCTTTGAAATCGTGCGCAACTTTCTGGACCTCTGCCTCGATCTCCAGAGCAGCGCGTACCAGACACGGGGGGTGTTCCCCACCAGCTTCATTGAGCAGAACGGCGAGCTGATCGCGGACTATGGCCAGCGATCGATCGGGCGGATCACCTCGGTGGATGCCAGCCTCTGGTGGCCGGTGCTTTGCTGGCTCTACGTGCGCCGCAGCAAGGACTGGGAGTTCGGGGCGAGCCAGAAGGTGCAGAGGGGGGTTCAGCTTTTGCTGGATCTTGTTCTGCATCCCAGCTTCGAGGGGACGCCGGTGCTGTTCGTACCAGACTGCGCCTTCATGATTGATCGTCCGATGGACGTGTGGGGAGCCCCCCTGGAGGTGGAGGTGCTCCTGTTTGGATGCCTACGCAGTTGTTGCCGTCTCATGGAACTCTGCCAGCAGGGCAGCAAGAGCCGGCTGCTCGAGCAAAGGTTGACGCTGACACGCCAATGGCAGCAGGACCTGCGCATCTACCTGCTCAAGCACTACTGGGTCACCAGCAAGACCATGCAGGTGCTCAGGCGCCGGCCCACCGAGCAGTACGGAGACCACCAGCACGAGAACGAATTCAACGTCCAGCCCCAGGTGATCCCTGACTGGCTTCAGGACTGGCTGGAGAACAGGGGCGGCTACCTGATCGGCAACATGCGTACGGGTCGGCCGGATTTCCGCTTCTACAGCCTCGGCAACAGCCTGGGCTGCCTGTTCGGCGTGCTGGCGCCCCCCCAGCAGCGGGCCCTGTTCCGGCTGGTGCTGCACAACCGCCATCACCTCATGGCCCAGATGCCCATGCGCATCTGCCACCCACCGATGGAGAACGGTGAATGGGCCAACAAGACTGGTGCCGATCCCAAAAACTGGCCCTGGAGTTACCACAATGGCGGCCACTGGCCGAGCCTGCTCTGGTACATGGGCAGCGCGATCCTGCTGCACGAACGGCAACACCCCCAGGCCGACGTCCTGCTGATGGGTCAGATGAAAGCCATGCTCGAGGAGTGCTACTGGTCGCACCTCAACCAGCTGCCACGTCAACAGTGGGCGGAGTACTTCGACGGCCCCACAGGCACCTGGGTGGGGGCACAATCGCGCACCTACCAGACCTGGACCATTGTGGGCTTCCTGCTGCTGCACCACCTGCTGCGGATCCGTCCCGAAGACGTCACTCTGATCAACCTTGAAGAGCTCTGA
- the petD gene encoding cytochrome b6-f complex subunit IV, translated as MHILKKPDLSDPKLRAKLAKGMGHNYYGEPAWPNDLLYIFPVVILGTIACVVGLSVLDPAMLGDKANPFATPLEILPEWYLYPVFQILRVVPNKLLGIALQTMIPLGLMLIPFIESFNKFSNPFRRPVAMAAFLFGTVFTIYLGIGAALPIDKSLTLGLF; from the coding sequence ATGCACATCCTCAAGAAGCCGGATCTCTCTGACCCCAAGCTGCGGGCCAAGCTGGCCAAGGGCATGGGACACAACTATTACGGTGAACCCGCCTGGCCAAACGATCTCCTCTACATCTTCCCGGTGGTGATCCTGGGAACCATCGCCTGTGTGGTGGGCCTTTCGGTACTTGATCCAGCCATGCTTGGCGACAAGGCCAACCCCTTCGCCACTCCCCTGGAAATTCTGCCCGAGTGGTACCTCTACCCGGTGTTCCAGATCCTGCGCGTGGTGCCCAACAAGCTGCTGGGCATCGCCCTGCAGACCATGATCCCCCTGGGTTTGATGCTGATCCCCTTCATCGAGAGCTTTAACAAGTTCTCCAATCCGTTCCGCCGCCCGGTGGCCATGGCGGCCTTCCTGTTTGGCACGGTGTTCACCATTTACCTAGGCATTGGCGCCGCCCTTCCGATCGATAAGTCACTCACCCTCGGGCTGTTCTGA
- the petB gene encoding cytochrome b6, whose protein sequence is MANSSPAAKSSPIYDWFEERLEIQEIADDISSKYVPPHVNIFYCLGGITLVCFLIQFATGFAMTFYYRPTVAEAYSSVQYLMTDVSFGWLIRSVHRWSASMMVLMLILHVFRVYLTGGFKRPRELTWVTGVIMAVITVSFGVTGYSLPWDQVGYWAVSIVSGVPAALPVVGDFMVELLRGGESVGQSTLTRFYSLHTFVMPWLLAVFMLLHFLMIRKQGISGPL, encoded by the coding sequence ATGGCGAATTCCTCACCTGCCGCAAAGTCCTCGCCGATCTACGACTGGTTCGAGGAGCGTCTGGAGATCCAGGAGATCGCAGACGATATTTCCTCCAAGTACGTCCCCCCTCACGTCAATATCTTTTATTGCCTGGGCGGCATCACCCTGGTCTGCTTCCTGATCCAGTTCGCCACTGGATTTGCGATGACCTTCTATTACCGGCCCACCGTGGCTGAGGCCTACAGCTCCGTCCAATACCTCATGACGGACGTCAGCTTCGGCTGGCTGATCCGTTCGGTGCATCGCTGGAGCGCCAGCATGATGGTGCTGATGCTCATCCTGCACGTCTTCCGCGTGTACCTCACCGGTGGATTCAAGCGCCCTCGCGAACTCACCTGGGTGACGGGCGTGATCATGGCCGTGATCACCGTCTCCTTTGGCGTCACCGGTTATTCCCTGCCCTGGGATCAGGTGGGCTATTGGGCGGTCAGCATCGTTTCAGGTGTTCCCGCGGCCCTGCCTGTGGTGGGTGACTTCATGGTCGAACTGCTGCGGGGTGGTGAAAGCGTCGGCCAATCCACCCTGACCCGCTTCTACAGCCTGCACACCTTCGTGATGCCTTGGCTTCTGGCGGTGTTCATGCTCCTGCACTTCCTGATGATCAGGAAGCAGGGCATTTCCGGACCCCTCTGA
- the ctpZ gene encoding carboxyl-terminal processing protease CtpZ, protein MLALLVSTALVLSPLLLRAGPALALSDVQELVVASWSLVNQSFVDPSRFDQVRWRRLRQKALERPILSSEDAYAAIESMLEPLGDPYTRLLRPADFATLRSNTEGTVTGVGLQLALADEEGSIVVVAPLEGSPAQRAGISSGSQVLAIEGQAASDLGLEATAAALRGPEGSEVHLSLVSPEGLLRDVTLERQRVDLQPVRSRLLEEGAHRLGYLRLSQFSETVPGSFQAAIEALEAAGMEGLILDLRNNSGGLVSAGLAVANGLLDNQPIVETMDRDGLGMPQQAGPGQLFGGPMLTLVNGGTASASEILAGALQDDGRSELLGSRTFGKGLIQTLIPLGDGSGLAVTVARYQTPSGRDIQNLGIEPDRPLAKPEPLNPGAPGDTWLEEAERLLIQRLGSAAGQP, encoded by the coding sequence CTGCTGGCCCTGCTCGTGAGCACGGCACTCGTCCTGAGCCCACTGCTGCTGCGGGCCGGGCCGGCCCTGGCCCTCAGCGATGTCCAGGAGCTGGTAGTGGCCAGCTGGAGCCTGGTGAACCAGAGCTTCGTCGATCCAAGCCGCTTCGATCAGGTCAGATGGCGGCGACTCCGCCAGAAGGCGCTCGAGCGGCCGATCCTCAGCAGCGAGGACGCCTACGCCGCGATCGAGTCGATGCTCGAACCCTTGGGAGATCCCTACACCCGGCTGCTGCGGCCCGCCGACTTCGCCACCCTGCGCTCGAACACCGAAGGCACCGTGACCGGCGTCGGGCTTCAATTGGCCCTCGCTGACGAGGAAGGCTCCATCGTCGTGGTGGCGCCACTGGAGGGATCTCCAGCCCAACGGGCGGGTATCTCAAGCGGCAGCCAGGTGTTGGCCATCGAGGGTCAGGCCGCGAGCGACCTGGGGCTGGAGGCCACAGCCGCCGCCCTTCGGGGTCCAGAGGGCAGTGAGGTGCACCTGAGCCTGGTCAGCCCGGAAGGCCTCCTGCGCGATGTGACCCTCGAGCGCCAGCGGGTGGACCTGCAGCCGGTGCGTTCTCGCCTGCTGGAGGAAGGCGCGCACCGGCTGGGCTACCTGCGCCTGAGTCAGTTCAGCGAAACGGTGCCCGGCTCGTTCCAGGCAGCGATCGAGGCCCTGGAGGCCGCGGGGATGGAGGGGCTGATCCTCGATCTGCGCAACAACTCCGGGGGACTGGTGTCTGCCGGGCTGGCCGTGGCCAATGGCCTGCTGGACAACCAGCCGATCGTGGAGACGATGGACCGGGACGGCCTGGGGATGCCCCAGCAGGCGGGTCCAGGCCAGCTTTTCGGGGGACCGATGCTCACCCTGGTGAACGGGGGCACCGCCAGCGCCAGCGAGATCCTGGCCGGCGCCCTCCAGGACGACGGCCGCTCAGAGCTGCTGGGGAGCCGCACCTTCGGCAAAGGCCTGATCCAAACCCTGATTCCCCTGGGGGACGGCAGCGGCCTGGCGGTGACGGTGGCCCGCTACCAGACCCCGAGCGGACGGGACATCCAGAATCTGGGTATCGAACCGGACCGGCCCCTGGCCAAACCTGAACCGCTCAACCCCGGAGCTCCCGGGGACACCTGGCTGGAGGAGGCCGAACGCCTGCTGATTCAGCGACTCGGCAGCGCCGCCGGGCAGCCATGA